Proteins from one Triticum aestivum cultivar Chinese Spring chromosome 7A, IWGSC CS RefSeq v2.1, whole genome shotgun sequence genomic window:
- the LOC123150212 gene encoding probable galacturonosyltransferase 9: MAGGRPFRPSAPRRAAFAALLTLLLLASLAFLLSSAPAAASSRSSSASSPPSRLAAIRRHAADHAAVLAAYAAHARKLKEASAAQSLSFSALSSDLSALSSRLASRGPLPEEARRPLEKEARDRIKHARLLAADSKEGFDTQSKIQKLSDTVFAVGEQLARSRRAGRMSSRIAAGSTPKSLHCLAMRLLEARLAKPSAFADDPDPSPAFEDPSLYHYAIFSDNVLAVSVVIASATRAAADPSRHVFHVVTAPMYLPAFRVWFARRPPPLGVHVQLIAYSDFPFLNASSSPVFRQIEAGKRDVTLVDYLRFYLPDMFPALQRVVLLEDDVVVQKDLAALWHVDLDGKVNGAVEMCFGGFRRYRKYLNFTQAIVRDRFSPSACAWEYGVNVFDLEAWRRDGCTELFHQYMELNVDGALWDPTSVLPAGLMTFYGNTKPLDKSWHVMGLGYNPSISPEVIRGAAVIHFNGNMKPWLDVAFNQYKSLWTKHVDTEMEFLTLCNFGL; this comes from the exons ATGGCCGGCGGCCGCCCGTTCCGGCcgtccgcgccgcgccgcgccgcgttCGCCGCCCTGCTGACGCTCCTCCTCCTGGCGTCCCTCGCATTCCTCCTCtcctccgcccccgccgccgcctcctcccgctcaTCCTCGGCATCGTCCCCGCCGTCCCGCCTCGCCGCCATCCGCCGCCACGCCGCGGACCACGCGGCCGTCCTGGCCGCCTACGCCGCCCACGCGCGCAAGCTCAAGGAGGCCTCGGCCGCGCAGTCGCTCTCCTTCTCCGCCCTCTCCTCCGACCTCTCCGCGCTCTCCTCCCGCCTCGCCTCCCGAGGCCCCCTCCCGGAGGAGGCCCGCAGGCCCCTCGAGAAGGAGGCCCGCGACCGCATCAAGcacgcccgcctcctcgccgccgactcAAAGGAGGGGTTCGACACGCAGTCCAAGATCCAGAAGCTCTCCGACACCGTCTTCGCCGTCGGCGAGCAGCTCGCCCGCTCCCGCCGCGCCGGCCGCATGTCCTCCCGCATCGCCGCCGGCTCCACGCCCAAGTCCCTGCATTGCCTCGCCATGCGCCTCCTCGAGGCCCGCCTCGCCAAGCCCTCCGCCTTCGCCGACGACCCCGACCCGTCCCCCGCGTTCGAGGACCCCTCGCTCTACCACTACGCCATCTTCTCCGACAACGTCCTCGCCGTCTCCGTCGTGATTGCCTCCGCGACGCGCGCCGCCGCTGACCCCTCGCGCCACGTCTTCCACGTGGTCACCGCGCCCATGTACCTGCCTGCATTCCGCGTCTGGttcgcgcgccgcccgccgccgcttggCGTGCACGTCCAGCTCATCGCCTACTCCGACTTCCCGTTCCTCAACGCCTCATCCTCGCCGGTGTTCAGGCAGATTGAGGCCGGCAAGAGGGACGTGACGTTGGTCGATTACCTGAGATTCTACCTCCCGGACATGTTCCCGGCGCTGCAGAGGGTAGTGCTCTTGGAAGATGATGTGGTGGTGCAGAAGGATTTGGCTGCCCTTTGGCATGTCGACTTGGATGGGAAGGTGAATGGCGCCGTGGAGATGTGCTTCGGGGGGTTCAGGAGGTACAGGAAGTATCTCAACTTCACGCAGGCCATAGTGCGTGACAGGTTTAGTCCCAGTGCCTGTGCGTGGGAGTATGGGGTCAATGTGTTTGATCTCGAGGCATGGCGACGGGATGGCTGCACCGAGCTGTTTCATCAATACATGGAGCTG AATGTGGATGGTGCACTCTGGGATCCGACATCTGTTCTACCAGCAGGGCTGATGACATTCTATGGCAATACCAAGCCACTTGATAAGTCATGGCATGTGATGGGTCTTGGATATAATCCAAGCATCAGCCCTGAGGTTATCCGTGGTGCTGCAGTGATACACTTTAATGGAAATATGAAGCCATGGCTTGATGTTGCTTTCAACCAGTACAAGTCTCTGTGGACCAAGCATGTAGACACTGAAATGGAGTTCCTGACACTATGTAACTTTGGTCTCTGA